The Fundulus heteroclitus isolate FHET01 chromosome 13, MU-UCD_Fhet_4.1, whole genome shotgun sequence genome contains a region encoding:
- the LOC105923821 gene encoding fatty acid-binding protein 10-A, liver basic encodes MDYSGTWQVYSEENLEEFLKVIGAPEIVVKMRKDVKPVMVIEQNGWDLTCTMKTPFCSRVNVFTIGKESEICSVDGRKLKCTVREEKGKLICETNKFTSVREIQGDEMIETATAGSVTFISRSKRA; translated from the exons ATGGACTACAGCGGCACCTGGCAGGTCTATTCTGAGGAGAACCTGGAGGAGTTCCTGAAAGTCATCG GGGCTCCTGAGATCGTCGTGAAGATGCGTAAGGACGTGAAACCGGTGATGGTGATCGAGCAGAACGGCTGGGACTTGACCTGCACCATGAAGACTCCGTTCTGCAGCAGGGTCAACGTCTTCACCATCGGCAAAGAGTCGGAAATCTGCTCTGTGGATGGCAGGAAGTTGAAG TGCACCGTCAGGGAAGAGAAGGGCAAGCTGATCTGTGAGACCAACAAGTTCACGTCCGTCCGAGAGATCCAAGGCGACGAGATGATCGAG ACGGCCACAGCTGGATCTGTAACTTTCATCAGCAGAAGCAAACGAGCCTGA